Proteins co-encoded in one Spirosoma endbachense genomic window:
- a CDS encoding lysophospholipid acyltransferase family protein — MKKILDYFLSSVYLLYFGLTLVVFHVLQVIAFHVFGKPAHKKVVDWMNAFIAYGWYLTGSSIRFQQQPNLPTDRPIIFVANHQSMFDISPIIWFLRRHTPIFVSKIELAHGIPGVSYNLRKSGAALIDRNDPKQAIVEIARLGKHIQQTKHSAVIFPEGTRSSSGKMRPFVAGGLAMLLKRAPDALVVPIAIRGTGPFNPTGVFPLTSFSRMSWVVLPGIEPAGQTPDELVRLAQEAISLELGVLGVVSQ, encoded by the coding sequence ATGAAAAAAATTCTGGATTATTTTTTGAGCTCTGTATACCTGCTCTACTTCGGATTGACTTTAGTGGTTTTTCACGTTCTTCAGGTCATTGCGTTCCATGTATTTGGGAAACCGGCGCATAAAAAAGTGGTCGATTGGATGAATGCGTTTATTGCATATGGCTGGTATCTGACTGGTAGTAGTATACGCTTTCAGCAACAGCCCAATCTGCCAACTGATCGCCCGATTATTTTTGTGGCCAACCACCAGAGTATGTTCGATATTTCACCGATTATCTGGTTTCTGCGTCGTCATACCCCCATTTTTGTTTCCAAAATTGAGCTGGCACATGGAATACCCGGTGTATCCTATAACCTGCGTAAAAGCGGAGCCGCCCTTATCGATCGTAACGATCCGAAACAGGCCATCGTTGAAATTGCCCGCCTGGGTAAGCATATTCAGCAAACGAAACATTCGGCGGTTATTTTTCCGGAGGGAACGCGATCTTCATCGGGAAAAATGCGCCCTTTTGTAGCGGGTGGATTAGCCATGCTGCTCAAGCGGGCACCCGATGCGCTCGTGGTGCCTATTGCCATTCGAGGAACGGGTCCTTTCAATCCGACTGGTGTATTTCCATTGACCTCATTTTCGCGAATGTCGTGGGTGGTGCTGCCCGGTATCGAGCCTGCCGGGCAAACCCCCGATGAACTAGTGAGACTGGCACAGGAGGCTATTTCTCTGGAACTTGGTGTATTAGGGGTGGTTAGCCAGTAA